A window of the Microplitis mediator isolate UGA2020A chromosome 5, iyMicMedi2.1, whole genome shotgun sequence genome harbors these coding sequences:
- the LOC130667670 gene encoding uncharacterized protein LOC130667670, with amino-acid sequence MEKDKVKTFNSVIQAINNLNQQSSCVGKRILKYISSRLSIDEELIKRPLSEILKAYEEFGILERDHKGKYKLNDIGSPSVGLGSRPPGCNCPDCVGKCGYCPTRTGKVAKRKSGKKKCSHCGRGRWLAEQRRKRKRKRLERKKNKNKRIERRSRK; translated from the exons ATGGAAAAAGACAAAGTAAAGACGTTTAATAGTGTAATCCAAgcgattaataatttaaatcaacaGTCAAGTTGTGTCGGCAAAAGAATATTGAAGTACATTTCATCCCGGCTCAGTATTGACGAAGAATTAATTAAGCGACCG ttatcggAAATTCTCAAAGCTTACGAGGAGTTTGGGATTCTTGAACGAGATCATAAGGGGAAGTACAAGTTGAATGACATTGGATCTCCATCAGTGGGTCTCGGCAGTCGTCCCCCAGGCTGTAACTGCCCAGATTGCGTTGGTAAATGTGGGTACTGTCCGACTCGGACCGGCAAAGTGGCTAAAAGAAAAtccggtaaaaaaaaatgctcccACTGTGGCAGGGGTCGTTGGTTGGCTGAACAAAGACGTAAAAGAAAGAGGAAACGATtagagagaaagaaaaataaaaataaacgtatCGAAAGACGCAGTCGGAAATGA